GACAGTCAGCATAATACATCTGAAAATTCAACAACTCTatattcaaacccaaaaaaaagggCATGACAAGAGAATTGGGctctacagaaactattaagtaTATGCAAGCTTGTAGGAAAGAAGACCGAAATCATGGTTCCCTAATTTCTTGTTATCTTCATGTCTGAGAGAAAGAATCCAATTCTCCTCCATATCCAGCTATTTGGAACTCCCTGATTCTGCCATACATGCTTTAAGAAAGTAATTATCTTTTGGTACTGACTTCTAGGATTCCCTTTTTTCTACTACAATTAATTCCAGGTATGGAGAAGTGTAATGTTATGTTTGGGTGTCGACAAAGCAGAGGAATGCAACTAAGACTCTTTAGGAGCACATGGAATGCAACTAAGGGAAATAAATCTACTGCTGACAGGAGAACCAGAGACCATCAAGGGCAGTACTCTTTTAGACTTAAGACTCTCAACATTCAAGTCAGTAAGAACACATTAACAGAATACAAGATGACAAATTGGTTCTCAAAACCATAAATATTTCACAGGATATATGAATGGCATTCCATACAATACCTTTCTAATGCAGAGATCTAAGCAATTTGAATGCTGGACATAGTGAGGTTTCTAGATACTGCAAAGAAATCCATGAAATATTATTTGCCTTCAGTTAAACCTAGGACATGCAAAATTGAAAACTAGGTTTAATTagctttcttatatttttatttttttctctaagatAAATGGACTCCAAAAATATGACAGCATGTAAAATGTATCCCTGCAAGCCTGTGTTAGAAAGCTGTGCTTTCAAATTTCTAAAAGAATGTTTTTTATTGTACATGCATTTGTAAATATGAGCTACCTGGGATTAATCTTGCCTTCCTTCTGTTCATATTTTTGTTCCCAGCTTCTCGATCCCCAGACCTCTAAACACATTCCAAGCAAATGAAAGTTGTAGATGCACAATTCTTGAACTGAGCTGGAGTTCTGCAGTCCCTTGAGTAAAGTCTCAAGATCTTAGGAGTCTTCAGATGCAGGAGGCTGTTTGGATGACTCTGATTAGCCACATCAGAATTTACCatttatatttcaaatcaaGAACACTGATATAAacttcaaatattataataaatcaattttgtaTTTCAGCATATCATTTTCTCGAAGAAAATTATCTTTAGAAGAGAACAAGCACCTGAATATAAATTGATGTAGTGTCACCTTCATTACAAAACTTGGTCATCAATGACAATGCGTGGAATGTGAGATATGTAATGCCAATCTTCCCCTTTCCAGAACTCATACTGATGTTTCAGCAAGGGGCAGTTgctgatttttaaaaatgacagAGAGCTGGGAAGCCCCTCTGCTGTCAAGGATTGAAGCTTAGCGCAGTCATTGATCTCTAAGTTTTGAACAGAAGTGAGCAACTGAAGCCCCTTGCCATCAAGAGACCTGAGATTTGGAAGACCTGAGATCTGGAGAGACGTGAGAGTTGAGGGCAGCAGGGATTCCTTCGGAAATGACTCCAGGTCTTCACATCCACCACTAATTCTGAAATCTGTCAGAGAGGCTAGTCTATGCAAACCCCACTCCACCTGGGGTGTGAGTTTTTTGCAGTTATGAACTACAAGTGAATTTAGGGTGGACGGCAAACCAGCAACTGGAAATAGCAATTCAGgacaattttgtaaaattaatgtCTGAAAGGACGCAAGGGTGCACATCAGCAACTTGAGTTTCTTGCAATCAAGGATCTCATAGTGTGTCAACTTGAGAGCTGGCAACTCAATAGACACAAGATCAGGGCACTGAATGATTTGCAAGAAATCAAGAGCTGGGAGACCCCCCTCTGAAATCAAAATCGAGAGGGATTCAAGTCCCTCAAGACCATGAATTTGAAGACGAGTCAGCTTAGGGAAGATGCCGAATGAGAAGGCTGAGAGAGATCTACAATAACCACCCCTGATGTCCAAACATTCAAGGAAAGGATGATGGCACTTAAGGAACTCAGGAAGAAGGAAGTGTAGTCTCCGAGAACCGTAGATACATAGTGATTTCAATGTACGGGGTAAACAACATGTGCGCAAAGATCTGGAAAAACAACAACGTTTCAGAACCAAGCGTTGAAGAGAAGTGTTGTTTTGCATCATTCCCTCTAGTAGAGACTCTGCAGAGACACATCTTAGAATTGAGAGTGCCCGCAATCCATGTGACAGCTCCTTCAACTGTGAGATATCAgatatttcaatttcaaaaccttCAAGACAATCAAAGCTACGATCTGGACTTCTCAGCAGAACCTCGCGACAGTTGAGTATCTTCACTTCCCGGATGGTTGGAACTCGTGGAACGGAAGCCACAAGCTGCTGACATCCATTAATCTCGAGTTTTGTCAAGGAAGGAAGGCAGTCCGGCACTTCTCCAGTGAGCTTGGGACATTTCCATATACAAAGCACCTGGAGATGAGGAAACACTCCACCTTCACCGTCAAAAGGTAACCATTCTTTCCACTGCCTCATTTTCCCAAAAATTAGAGTTTCTAGGGATAAGAAGGGCTTAACTGAGGAAGAATTATTCCCATAAAATTCAGTACCCACTTTCTCTATTCCACACATCCCTGATATAGAGAGGTATCTGAGAGAGGACAGTTGCCCAAGTGGTGGCAAGGACGAGCAATGTTTACAATTCCTGAGATTTAGGGACACCATATTTAACAATGAAGGATCCCCTAACCAAGTAGGAAATCTTGTACCACAATAGAAGTCAATGGTAAGCTTCGTGACATTCTTATGAGGCTGCAAGTTGTTAATTATATCAACTCCATTTTGTAAACCATCACTGCTGCTATTCCACTCCAACACCAATTCATTAAGATTTTTCTTATCCTTCAAATTTGCCTCCAAGGCATCTGTACCAGAAACCACATTCTGCAGCTCTGAAATGTGAAGCTTTCCACCAATTTGTGAAAGCCCCCCAAGCTCTCCAATTCTTGAACCACTTCTTTGACCCACAATAAAAGTACTCAATGTTTGTAAACTTTTCAATTGACCTATATGACTTGGCATCTCTTTAACTCGAGATCCATGAACAAGAAGATGACGCAGATTAATCAATTTCTTCAATCCGCTAGGCAACTCATGTAGAGAACGGCACTCATTGAGTATAATTGTTTGTAAATTATACAAAGTACATACGGACTCCGGTAATCTTTTGATATCTGAATGCGAGACGTTCAGGTAACGTAAATGTTTCAAATTGCCAATTGAATCAGGCAAGTTTATAGTCTTATAATTGAACAAAGACAACACCCGTAAGCATCTAAATTTTGGTAATAGCTTGTCCAAAATCCTGTTACTCAAGTAGGACCGCGGCAAAAATTGCAATTGCAATGTGAAAAGAGTCCGAAGACGCTTAACTTCGATGAAATTCGCAAATCTCTCAAAGGCATCATACTCACTTCTATAATATGACAAGTGGCGAACCTTTTCATATGTTTCATGCCCCCAACCATCCTCTAACTGAATACAAAACTCTCCCGACACAAGTTGAGCCAAGTCATTGACAAGGTCATGCATTACAAAACATGAGTTTCTActacttgatttttgaaaaaaggaCCTTGATAATAGTTCATGAAAGTATTGGTCACCTACCTCTTCCATTCGTTTCTTGCTTTTTGGTTGTACCTCTTCCATTCGTTTCTTGCTTTTTGGTTGTTGCAAAAAGCCTTCTGCCATCCATAATAAAACCAACCTCTCCTTTTGGAACTGATAGTCCTTGGGAAAAATTGAGCAATAAGCAAAACATTGCTTTAGATGTGAAGGGAGATGATAGTAGCTTAACCTCAAAGCTGGAAGAATTTCATTGCTTGGCAAATCCCACATTTCGCTCCTCAAGATATTATCCCATTCCTCTGCTTCTACCTTAAAGTGTAAAAGACCCCCAAGTGTTTTTGCAGCTAAAGGCAAACCTTGACACTTCTTCACAATCTCTTTGCCAATTGCTTCTAAGTATGGATGTGCACTAGGATctccattttcaaatgcatgtTTTGCAAACAACCACCAGCAATCTTCAAATGATAGTTGTCCCAGACGATGAGTGTGAACAGAGCGCATGACTAATGCAACATTTTCACTACGCGTTGTTACAATAATCTTACTTCCGTTTGACCCAACTTTGAGCGGAGTTCTTAGCCTGTCCCAATTATTGTAATTCTCGTTCCAAACATCATccaaaacaagaagaaatttcTTTCCATTAAGGCTCTCCTTCAGTTTCACTTGAAGAAAATTTAAGTCATTCACATCAGAAGTCAAACCCCGTGAAGTGGTTgcttcaaaaattgtttttgttatcCTCAGAAGATCAAATTCTTCTGAAACACAAACCCATGCTTccaagtcaaaatattttttcacacTCTCATCGTTATATACAAGCTGAGTAAGAGTGGTCTTGCCAATACCACCCATGCCTACAATGGATATCACACCTATCTCATCGCCGCTTGAATTATCTGACACCAACATTTTGATTATCTCCTCTTTGTTGCCATCTCTACCATAGACACCAGATTCATCCACCACAGAAGTCGAAGGCCATCTTTGGAACAGTTTCTCCCCCACACCTTGTTTCAACCCGAGAACATCTTTTTGTTGTGCAAGAAATTCTAGTCTATCAATGATCTCCTCTACCCTGGACTCCACCCCATCAGCAAATGGATTAAGCGAGTTAGAGATGATATTCCACACCTGATGTGCACTAGTTTGAGGGTCGGTCTCCATCTTTCTCTGTAGATCTTGGTTAGCAATCTCGTCCAGCAGGTCCTCTGCATCATAGACAGCATGTTTAAGCTCATCCACCCACTCTTTGACATGTGGATCTGTAATTTGCTTCACCTCAGCATCATTGAGCACTGCCTGAACCGCCAGCAAGTTTATCTTCAGCTTCTTTAGGAGAGTACCAATGAGTTTTTGTCCCCGGATAAAGTCTAAGACTTCCCGAGAAGCCATCCTGTCGAATAGGACTTGAAGAGAAGCCGAGAGAAATGCTCCTCCCACTAAAGCCCCGGCCATGTCTGATTCTTTGCAGAGGAAGAGAATGATGAATTACACAAAAATGAAGGGAAGTAGATGCAAAAGCTAACCAGAGGTGTTGGGTTTATAATATGAAAATGCAAGGCAGTTTGTAGAAACGTTGACCTTAGAGCCCGCAATTGTGTGCCATAGAAATAGTCGcaattgtttattaaataaagaagaagaaaacaaaaagaacaaaacaagtCGAAAACAGTTGGAAAAAGGCAGGAGCTGTTACCAATGTCCCCCGATTATTCACCATATAACTGCAATGAAAGAAACATTTACGCAGTTCTAAGAAACCTCAAACAGTTCTCAAGATCATCCCATATAACCAAATACCCAGATGCTAAAATCAGTTTCTTATAAATTGCCAGCCACCAAACATAGGCCTAAGTAGAGAAATGCTGAACATGAATCAAAAAGTGTGGAACGAGAGGCATTTGGAGTGGCGAAACCAACCAAAAGAAGAAGCCCATCTAGCCTGAATCTCAAAAATCCTAGAAACCTGAAAATTACGGGTGTGATTTCTATACTTTTACATCCGTTCCCCAACAAAATCCCTGTGGGTATGCCCTGCTCTGTTCACACCCATCGAGCACACCACaatatctttcctttttttcttttcttttttcttatatgtTGCAAAGAAGAACAGAACAGGCAAAGGCCAAAAACAGATACAATGCAGATATGACACCCAGTAGAGCAAAGGCGTTGATATTCAGAATGCCAATGTTCACCTTGGCCGCAGTGATGGTGACGGCAGCAGTGGAGGCCTTTTGCTGAGCTGCACAGGTGACAGCAAGGATGAAATTTTCGCGATATATATCCAAAATATCGTGCTTCGGCCCCACCGATTCGGTATGAAGATGGAATTTTCCCTCCCTTGGTTTTTAAAAGTAGTCTATATCGAGGGGATAACCGACTAAAGGGGGCGAAATTCCcagacaaaaatacccctgcACTACTCCTCCAGCTACTTTAACccctttactttttttttttttcattctttcttccccattctccctttttctttttcttttgttattccggtttctctcttttctgtacatttcttcaaattttacacacaaattcttttcaaatttctttgatATAAAGTGCTTAAAGCTGTGGTTGGATAAACAacatacatttatttattttttcacatatttttctttcattttttatttgttaaatattttcaaGCATTTAATAAGAtgtagtaaatatttaaaattattataatttttttaatatcatttacaacCATAAAAAAGGAAGTTAAAAGAAGGAAACAGCCATCCTAAAAAGTGTAGCATGGATAAACATTGTCCATATGAAAAGATCAAATAATGGTGAGTAACAAAACCTATTGAATTTTATGATGGTTTTGATATCGTttgtatatttgttttttatatgaatGTAATATGGTAATAGggttttgatataatatataaagttgTCTTTTTTAGTCGTATACCACAACTTTATCGATGTTTAGTTGAACTTAAAATAAGTTAAGTTTATATATTGTACTTAATTCGAGTTGAATCCTTTGTAAATTACCCTTgacattaaatgaattatagcATAACCatcttttagtaaataaatatatttttattgttaaaaatagttaagagttacaatattttaatttatttaataactataaaCATTGCATTTCTATAGCATTATTGGTATTATTTAAGGTAGTAAAcatgattaataatattatttatttgttgtttattaaaaaataaatatgtgtaatgaaataatatgtatttaataatgaatgattttttttaaaatgaataccTACTTATTGATGGAAAGGCTCCAatgtaactaaaaaaatattctcatattGTATGTTGGTGCCAATAATtggattaatttattatttcagTAGTTGATGAAGTAGGAATAATGCTTCTATATAAAGGAGAATGGTTACAAGATGGAAATACTTTCTATTTCGAATGAAGTAAAGGCATTGAGGTCTCGAAAATTGTATCATGTGAAGAGTTATCAAGGGTTGTCCATCATATTCTGAAGCTAGATCCAATGAATTGTTCTCTTTCAATGAAGTATGTATTCAATGCCAACATATCCACAAGTTTTGTACAACTAGCCGATGATGGGGATGTGAAATTCTTTATTGGtctaaattatacaaattgtaAGCTACTTGTTCCATTGTGCATCACAATTGAAAAGAGAATTGAGAATTATATGCAGAAATCAATTTGCAACTCTTATTCTAAATATCATATGTCATctgatattaataaagaattGGATGGGGACCCAATGTTGATGTATAAAAGTAAACACATTCATTGTGAGTCAGTTGAAACTCTTACTATTGATGGTGAAAATGAACCAAGATTTCAAAATTAGTAACTTGAAGGGTACAATGTTCATGATTGGAACATGAATGAGACTACTATAAATGAAGAGGATTATAGGATGGATACTAACCTTGCTAATGATGAGCAAGTGATCCAAATTGGCTCATTCAAAATTGGTTCAACTCAGAGTGCACAAATTCTGACCATGATTGATACAGATGATGGTTTGATGCTTGATAATCCCACCATAATCGAAGATGTAACAAATGAAGGACAAAACATGAAGCAACAACCTATAGTTAGTGGAATTAGTGATGATCACCTAGAATAGCACCAAACATACTCAAGTAAGAAAGAATTATAAAAGAAGTTGTACATGATGGCTCTCAAAAGGAAATTTGAgttcaaaacaactaaatccATGACTAAGTTATTGCTTGTTGAATGTTTTGATATAGAATGCAAGTGGCGAGTTCATGCTACCAAGTTGGGAATTTCCAGTATGTTTCAAATAACGAAATACTATTCAACACACACTTGTCGGTTAGATATGATGTTCCATGACAATTGACATGCAAGTAGTTGGTTGATTGATAAgagtataagaaaaatatatcaagGGGTTTCTTGTGATATCGATCAAAAGACATTGTAGTAGACATTCAAAAGTAGTATGGAATTTAAATTTGCTATGATAAGGTGTGGAGAGTAAGAGAACATGCTCTAAGATCTATTAAGGGATCACCTAAGGAATCCTATAGTGTTTTACCATCCTACTCCTATGTTTTAGAGTAAAAAAACTTGGTACCATTACTAATATAGCTATTGATTGTGATAATCAATTCAAGTACATTTTTATGTTGATTGGTACATCTTTTTTTGGGTTTCGCACATCAATAAGGCTTGTGGTTGCAATTGATGGGACATTTTTAAAGCAAAGTACTTGGGGACTTTATTTATTGCATAGTGTAAAGATGGCAACAATCAGATATACCCTTTAGCTTTTAAGATTGGTGATTTAGAAAATGATGCTTTATGGGAGtggtttctaaaaaatttgCATGATGCAATTGGACATACTGATGATTcgtttatgatattaaattagcACAATAGCATTGAGAAAAGCATTTTTGTATGTGAAGCACGATGTCTGCACTTATCACATTGGATTAAATTTGAAGACAAAGTTCAAGAATCCTACAATTCATAAGTTGTTCTGTGATGTTGCCCATGCTTATCGTATTTTAGagtttaatattatatttaaacatCTAGAGATGATTGACCCAAGAGCAACAAGATATTTAATGGATGTAGGAGTTGATTGATGGGCTTGTTCACATTCTACTAgaaaaagatataatatcatGACCACAAGGATCATTGAAAGCCTTAATGCAATattgaaaaatgttaaagatcTTCTGGTTTTGCAATTGGTTGAAGTATTGAGAAActtacttcaaaaatggtttgtgactcATCAACAACAAGCAATGTCAATATCAATTGAACTTACTATGTGGGTTGATAAAGAACTTTCTTCAAGGCATAATATATCAGTGGCATATCTAGTGAAACCTATCAACTCCAAGTAGTGTAATGTTAAATATGCTGACATTAGTGCTCAAGTGAATTTAAACACTCGTTCACGCACATATCGACAATTTGATCTTGATCATATTCCATGTGCACATGCTATTGTTACTTGTAGATATTAAAACATTTCATGTTACACTTTGTGCTCTCGGTATTTTACTACTAAAGCactattattttcatatatattcaaaGTGTATTTATCCAATTGGAAATAAGATAGATTGGGTAATACCTTATCACATTCATAACCAAGTTGTGTTACTACCTAAAACAAGGTGCCTGACAAGAATAAATGAAAGTAAGAATTCCTTTTGGTGGAGAGGGTAAGTACACATCTCGTTGTAGTCGATGTGGTTAATATGGGCATAATTGGAAAACATGCAAATGACCAATCCCTTGATATCATTATAGCTTTAGCAGCCGATGAATtgacatggaatgaaaattgcagtagttatttatttattttttttgtacccATGTGAATGGAAATATAAGTTACTTTATCACAGTCACCATTGCATGAGACATAAATAATCAATGTTAGAGTTGTTATTAAGGATTAagtatataagatataaaagtAAATCTAAGATCACTTACTCATGTTCTTGTTGAGGAATATCTTATAACCATTCAATTACCATTCTTGGTAGTTAACCTTAGTATCACCATGAACCCTGTAATATGCTATACCATTCAATATATGTGGCAACAATTTGGCTAATGGTTTAATGGCAACTTGCGACCTTGCATTACTATTGATGCCCATAAATGAGTCATATACATGTATTATCCTTCGAGTAAGGTGGACAACTTCTAATACCCAGTGACTGGGTCGAACATTGATGGGGACATACACAATATCAACATCAAACCATTTGACAAAATAAATAGGTTGAGAACCATTAGCATAATCAATAAGAATATCCTTCTCAAGTAATTTGAATTAATTCCATTTCTTGCCATGCTTAATCCATCTTGCCTAAGCATTTTGCTACATAGAATAAAGTTaacatacataaataaataaccaacaTCATGAGattcattattacaaaaaattaaaaatgataacaaaaatttaaactatacGTACCCAAAACATAGTGTCCACTATGGTAaacttttgggaaaaaaatatgacaattttCCATTTACTGCTTgcgaaagaagaagaaggcaaCATCCATATGCTAACAATTAcaataaagtaaattaattatattatttagttGTAAGCTCAACacagtaataaataaaaataaaaacaaaatgcatCATTTATGAACCGTGTTAGTAAGCCATGAACCATGATTAAACAATGATTGAAACCATTTTTGATCTACATGCTAGTCAATGTCAATTGTAGAACTTTGACCTCAAAGTAGAAGAAAGCATTAGTAATTTAATAACTTGTGaaaagaacaaatttaaaacCTATGGATGTATACAACTTATCCTTGGTCATGACTTATCCACTTTCGAAATGATTTCAATGCTTCTTTAGAAGTTGGACGCAAATGATCAAATAAAGTTAATGGTTCTCCAATCTCTTTTCGTAGTTTCTTTCTCTTGGTGAGATATGTAAAAGTGTGCTACAAGAtacatgattttttaatttcacaTCTTGACATAAAAATGGTAGGAGATAGATGGTGAGGTATGACATATATTGAAAACTTGCCCGACATAGTTGGGATACCAAACAACTTGGCAATATCAATAACTAGATCATCATTAGAGTAATCATCTTTCAAATCTCCGGTCATATGTTTTTCTGCAAGCTAAAGGTCTCCAAAAGCTTCCATGTCAATGTTCACATCCATGGGAATGTCATTTCTCTCCACTTCATCATTTGCAACATtctcaaatatttcaatttggaaattaaaacctatattcttatatttttcctttgtactaGATTTTGTGAATCTAGTGTCATGCATAACATATTATTCATTTAAACTCTTAACCTAAAGTTGCATACACCacccaataataataaatatgagaaagtataaaagttaaaacattgaagtattagaaaatataaacataGTAAACATGTCACTAACTTCTAACAAAAGTTGTTTCAATTCATCCATCTTTGAGTTGAGTCCCTTAATTTCCTTCTTTAAATGACTAAAATTTGACTATGAGCTTTGTTTGAATTTCACAAACTTCATCCATAATTTCTGAAAATATTGCacataaatgaaataagaatttaacacttacaacattaaaaaaaaaaaatgttatgacaTGTTTGTTCACTTTCAAATAAGACACTTgtttaatttaggttttttcaTGATCCCTATGGACTTAATTTGCAATAAGTTTATTTATAATGAACTTAACACTGGTTAAGGTCAAGTTCCACATGTTAATTATGGAGTGAACATCTTGTATTATAATAGAGTCCCAAAAAAAATGCATGCATTATTTATGATGGCTAAGTTTAGGTTAAGTTAGCTCAATTGATGGGGCAACTACATGCAGTAGCGGCAGCG
The window above is part of the Vitis riparia cultivar Riparia Gloire de Montpellier isolate 1030 chromosome 12, EGFV_Vit.rip_1.0, whole genome shotgun sequence genome. Proteins encoded here:
- the LOC117926238 gene encoding putative disease resistance RPP13-like protein 1 isoform X2, which encodes MAGALVGGAFLSASLQVLFDRMASREVLDFIRGQKLIGTLLKKLKINLLAVQAVLNDAEVKQITDPHVKEWVDELKHAVYDAEDLLDEIANQDLQRKMETDPQTSAHQVWNIISNSLNPFADGVESRVEEIIDRLEFLAQQKDVLGLKQGVGEKLFQRWPSTSVVDESGVYGRDGNKEEIIKMLVSDNSSGDEIGVISIVGMGGIGKTTLTQLVYNDESVKKYFDLEAWVCVSEEFDLLRITKTIFEATTSRGLTSDVNDLNFLQVKLKESLNGKKFLLVLDDVWNENYNNWDRLRTPLKVGSNGSKIIVTTRSENVALVMRSVHTHRLGQLSFEDCWWLFAKHAFENGDPSAHPYLEAIGKEIVKKCQGLPLAAKTLGGLLHFKVEAEEWDNILRSEMWDLPSNEILPALRLSYYHLPSHLKQCFAYCSIFPKDYQFQKERLVLLWMAEGFLQQPKSKKRMEEVGDQYFHELLSRSFFQKSSSRNSCFVMHDLVNDLAQLVSGEFCIQLEDGWGHETYEKVRHLSYYRSEYDAFERFANFIEVKRLRTLFTLQLQFLPRSYLSNRILDKLLPKFRCLRVLSLFNYKTINLPDSIGNLKHLRYLNVSHSDIKRLPESVCTLYNLQTIILNECRSLHELPSGLKKLINLRHLLVHGSRVKEMPSHIGQLKSLQTLSTFIVGQRSGSRIGELGGLSQIGGKLHISELQNVVSGTDALEANLKDKKNLNELVLEWNSSSDGLQNGVDIINNLQPHKNVTKLTIDFYCGTRFPTWLGDPSLLNMVSLNLRNCKHCSSLPPLGQLSSLRYLSISGMCGIEKVGTEFYGNNSSSVKPFLSLETLIFGKMRQWKEWLPFDGEGGVFPHLQVLCIWKCPKLTGEVPDCLPSLTKLEINGCQQLVASVPRVPTIREVKILNCREVLLRSPDRSFDCLEGFEIEISDISQLKELSHGLRALSILRCVSAESLLEGMMQNNTSLQRLVLKRCCFSRSLRTCCLPRTLKSLCIYGSRRLHFLLPEFLKCHHPFLECLDIRGGYCRSLSAFSFGIFPKLTRLQIHGLEGLESLSILISEGGLPALDFLQIIQCPDLVSIELPALKLTHYEILDCKKLKLLMCTLASFQTLILQNCPELLFPVAGLPSTLNSLVVHNCKKLTPQVEWGLHRLASLTDFRISGGCEDLESFPKESLLPSTLTSLQISGLPNLRSLDGKGLQLLTSVQNLEINDCAKLQSLTAEGLPSSLSFLKISNCPLLKHQYEFWKGEDWHYISHIPRIVIDDQVL
- the LOC117926238 gene encoding putative disease resistance RPP13-like protein 1 isoform X1, with product MAGALVGGAFLSASLQVLFDRMASREVLDFIRGQKLIGTLLKKLKINLLAVQAVLNDAEVKQITDPHVKEWVDELKHAVYDAEDLLDEIANQDLQRKMETDPQTSAHQVWNIISNSLNPFADGVESRVEEIIDRLEFLAQQKDVLGLKQGVGEKLFQRWPSTSVVDESGVYGRDGNKEEIIKMLVSDNSSGDEIGVISIVGMGGIGKTTLTQLVYNDESVKKYFDLEAWVCVSEEFDLLRITKTIFEATTSRGLTSDVNDLNFLQVKLKESLNGKKFLLVLDDVWNENYNNWDRLRTPLKVGSNGSKIIVTTRSENVALVMRSVHTHRLGQLSFEDCWWLFAKHAFENGDPSAHPYLEAIGKEIVKKCQGLPLAAKTLGGLLHFKVEAEEWDNILRSEMWDLPSNEILPALRLSYYHLPSHLKQCFAYCSIFPKDYQFQKERLVLLWMAEGFLQQPKSKKRMEEVQPKSKKRMEEVGDQYFHELLSRSFFQKSSSRNSCFVMHDLVNDLAQLVSGEFCIQLEDGWGHETYEKVRHLSYYRSEYDAFERFANFIEVKRLRTLFTLQLQFLPRSYLSNRILDKLLPKFRCLRVLSLFNYKTINLPDSIGNLKHLRYLNVSHSDIKRLPESVCTLYNLQTIILNECRSLHELPSGLKKLINLRHLLVHGSRVKEMPSHIGQLKSLQTLSTFIVGQRSGSRIGELGGLSQIGGKLHISELQNVVSGTDALEANLKDKKNLNELVLEWNSSSDGLQNGVDIINNLQPHKNVTKLTIDFYCGTRFPTWLGDPSLLNMVSLNLRNCKHCSSLPPLGQLSSLRYLSISGMCGIEKVGTEFYGNNSSSVKPFLSLETLIFGKMRQWKEWLPFDGEGGVFPHLQVLCIWKCPKLTGEVPDCLPSLTKLEINGCQQLVASVPRVPTIREVKILNCREVLLRSPDRSFDCLEGFEIEISDISQLKELSHGLRALSILRCVSAESLLEGMMQNNTSLQRLVLKRCCFSRSLRTCCLPRTLKSLCIYGSRRLHFLLPEFLKCHHPFLECLDIRGGYCRSLSAFSFGIFPKLTRLQIHGLEGLESLSILISEGGLPALDFLQIIQCPDLVSIELPALKLTHYEILDCKKLKLLMCTLASFQTLILQNCPELLFPVAGLPSTLNSLVVHNCKKLTPQVEWGLHRLASLTDFRISGGCEDLESFPKESLLPSTLTSLQISGLPNLRSLDGKGLQLLTSVQNLEINDCAKLQSLTAEGLPSSLSFLKISNCPLLKHQYEFWKGEDWHYISHIPRIVIDDQVL